Proteins from a genomic interval of Streptomyces fodineus:
- a CDS encoding ABC transporter ATP-binding protein, translated as MTEVAVRVRGLWKQFGQQVAVGGIDLELPAGKFIGLVGPNGAGKTTTLSMVTGLLRPDDGTVEVVGQDVWRDPVAVKARIGVLPEGLRLFERLSGRELLGYSGRLRGLPGAEVDKRAAQLLDVLDLAGAQHKLVVDYSTGMRKKIGLAAALLHNPEVLFLDEPFEGVDPVSAQTIRGVLERYTASGATVVFSSHVMELVESLCDWVAVMAAGRIRATGALAEVRGTHPTLQTAFLELVGASGRDTGSDLDWLGGGAAR; from the coding sequence ATGACCGAAGTCGCAGTACGCGTGCGTGGACTCTGGAAACAGTTCGGGCAGCAGGTCGCCGTCGGCGGGATCGATCTGGAGCTGCCCGCCGGTAAGTTCATCGGGCTGGTCGGGCCGAACGGGGCCGGGAAGACCACCACCCTGTCCATGGTGACCGGGTTGCTGCGACCCGATGACGGCACCGTCGAGGTCGTCGGTCAGGACGTGTGGCGCGATCCCGTGGCCGTCAAAGCGAGGATCGGCGTCCTTCCCGAGGGACTGCGGCTGTTCGAGCGGCTGTCGGGCCGGGAGCTGCTCGGGTACTCGGGGCGGCTGCGCGGGCTGCCCGGCGCCGAGGTCGACAAACGGGCCGCACAGCTGCTGGACGTCCTCGACCTGGCCGGGGCCCAGCACAAGCTCGTCGTCGACTACTCCACCGGCATGCGCAAGAAGATCGGGCTCGCCGCCGCGCTCCTGCACAACCCCGAGGTCCTCTTCCTGGACGAGCCGTTCGAAGGCGTCGACCCGGTGTCCGCGCAGACCATCCGGGGCGTCCTGGAGCGGTACACGGCCTCCGGCGCCACCGTCGTCTTCTCCTCCCACGTCATGGAGCTGGTCGAGTCGCTGTGCGACTGGGTGGCGGTGATGGCGGCGGGACGGATCCGCGCCACCGGAGCGCTGGCAGAGGTACGCGGCACACATCCGACCCTGCAGACGGCGTTCCTGGAGCTGGTCGGGGCGAGCGGCCGGGACACCGGGTCCGATCTGGACTGGCTGGGCGGCGGGGCGGCCCGATGA
- a CDS encoding SIS domain-containing protein has product MSDGTAADLFFDAAIGLLQRVREEEAGPIAAAGTLLADTVAAGGRLFAFGAGHSSLAAQDVVYRAGGLALMNLLAVPGVVGVDVTPATLGSALERVDGLASAVLDTSPLRAGDALVIISLSGRNALPVEMARGARALGVKVIGVTSVAYAAETTSRHASGTFLKDHCDIVLDSKIAVGDAELTLDTIPAPFAPASTVVTSALMQAVMATTAAVLADRGIEPPLLRSGNVDGGHEWNGRVLREYGDRIFYRR; this is encoded by the coding sequence ATGAGCGACGGCACGGCTGCCGACCTGTTCTTCGACGCCGCGATCGGCCTGCTGCAACGGGTCCGTGAGGAGGAGGCCGGGCCGATCGCCGCGGCCGGCACCCTGCTCGCCGACACCGTCGCCGCCGGCGGCCGCCTGTTCGCCTTCGGCGCCGGGCACTCGTCCCTGGCCGCCCAGGACGTCGTCTACCGCGCCGGCGGCCTCGCCCTGATGAACCTGCTCGCGGTGCCCGGCGTCGTCGGCGTCGACGTCACCCCGGCCACCCTCGGCTCCGCCCTCGAACGTGTCGACGGCCTCGCGAGCGCCGTCCTCGACACCTCCCCCCTCCGTGCCGGCGACGCCCTGGTGATCATCTCCCTCTCCGGCCGCAACGCCCTGCCCGTGGAGATGGCCCGGGGCGCCCGCGCCCTGGGCGTGAAGGTCATCGGCGTCACCTCGGTCGCCTACGCCGCCGAGACCACGTCCCGGCACGCCTCGGGCACGTTCCTGAAGGACCACTGCGACATCGTCCTGGACTCGAAGATCGCCGTCGGCGACGCGGAACTCACCCTCGACACCATCCCGGCGCCCTTCGCCCCCGCCTCCACGGTCGTCACCAGCGCCCTGATGCAGGCCGTCATGGCGACCACCGCCGCCGTCCTCGCCGACCGGGGCATCGAACCCCCGCTGCTGCGCTCCGGGAACGTCGACGGCGGCCACGAGTGGAACGGCCGCGTGCTGCGGGAGTACGGCGACCGGATCTTCTACCGGCGCTGA
- a CDS encoding bifunctional DNA primase/polymerase, with translation MEETIAGAANTQIAGQIPQQRGESLLEAAVRYAEERHWDVFPGTWLEAVDGRQRCSCGDASCPAPGAHPTRPDWPTQATGSATVARRMWQKQPTASILLPTGRTFDALSVPESAGFLALARMERMELTLGPVTLAPDRRMQFFVLPGGSAKVPDLVRKLGWALSSLDLVALGEGAYVAAPPTRFGSRGAVQWACRPTPANRWLPDAEELISPLAYACGRDR, from the coding sequence GTGGAAGAGACGATCGCGGGCGCCGCAAACACTCAGATTGCCGGTCAGATTCCGCAGCAGCGCGGGGAATCGCTGCTGGAGGCCGCCGTACGCTACGCCGAGGAACGGCACTGGGACGTGTTCCCGGGCACCTGGCTGGAAGCGGTCGACGGAAGGCAGCGCTGCTCCTGCGGCGACGCCTCCTGCCCTGCGCCGGGGGCGCATCCCACGCGCCCCGACTGGCCCACGCAGGCGACCGGCAGCGCGACCGTCGCACGCCGGATGTGGCAGAAGCAGCCCACGGCGTCGATCCTGTTGCCCACGGGGCGGACGTTCGACGCGTTGTCCGTCCCGGAGAGTGCGGGGTTTCTGGCGCTCGCCCGTATGGAGCGGATGGAGTTGACCTTGGGGCCGGTCACGCTCGCTCCTGACCGGCGGATGCAGTTCTTCGTGCTGCCGGGCGGCTCCGCGAAGGTGCCGGATCTGGTGCGCAAGCTCGGGTGGGCGCTGTCGTCCCTTGACCTGGTGGCGCTGGGCGAGGGGGCGTACGTGGCTGCTCCTCCGACGCGGTTCGGGTCCCGGGGCGCCGTGCAGTGGGCCTGCCGGCCCACGCCGGCCAATCGGTGGTTGCCGGATGCCGAGGAGTTGATCTCGCCACTGGCCTACGCGTGCGGTAGGGACCGGTAA
- a CDS encoding metal-dependent transcriptional regulator produces MSGLIDTTEMYLRTILELEEEGVVPMRARIAERLDQSGPTVSQTVARMERDGLVSVASDRHLELTDEGRRLATRVMRKHRLAECLLVDVIGLEWEQVHAEACRWEHVMSEAVERRVLELLRHPTESPYGNPIPGLEELGEKDGADPFLDEGMVSLADLDAGADGKTVVVRRIGEPIQTDAQLMYTLRRAGVQPGSVVSVTESAGGVLVGSGGEAAELEADVASHVFVAKR; encoded by the coding sequence ATGTCCGGACTGATCGACACCACGGAGATGTATCTCCGCACCATCCTCGAGCTCGAAGAGGAAGGCGTCGTCCCCATGCGCGCCCGCATCGCGGAGCGGCTCGACCAGAGCGGGCCGACGGTGAGCCAGACGGTGGCGCGGATGGAGCGCGACGGGCTCGTCTCCGTCGCCAGCGACCGGCACCTGGAGCTGACCGACGAGGGCAGGAGGCTCGCCACGCGCGTGATGCGCAAGCACCGGCTGGCCGAGTGTCTCCTCGTCGATGTGATCGGCCTGGAGTGGGAGCAGGTGCACGCGGAGGCCTGCCGCTGGGAGCACGTGATGAGCGAGGCCGTGGAGCGCCGCGTGCTGGAGCTGCTGCGGCACCCGACCGAGTCGCCGTACGGCAACCCGATCCCGGGTCTGGAGGAGCTGGGCGAGAAGGACGGCGCCGACCCGTTCCTGGACGAGGGCATGGTCTCGCTGGCCGACCTGGACGCGGGCGCGGACGGCAAGACGGTCGTCGTCCGCCGTATCGGTGAGCCGATCCAGACGGACGCGCAGCTGATGTACACGCTGCGGCGCGCGGGCGTGCAGCCCGGCTCCGTGGTGAGCGTGACGGAGTCGGCCGGCGGTGTCCTGGTGGGCAGCGGCGGCGAGGCGGCCGAGCTGGAGGCGGACGTCGCCTCCCATGTGTTCGTCGCCAAGCGCTGA
- a CDS encoding transporter: protein MTSLTSTVVRLKLSLLRGGLRQSGGRRAAFVVSAVLAVLFALSQLLGLLLLRGHTHADTIAVPGTAVLALGWAVLPLFFPTGDETLDATRLVMLPLRPRPLVRALLAASLVGTGPLFTLLVLAGCALAVAHGAAGAVVAVLAVVLALLFCVALARAVATANVRLLSSRKGRDLAVLSGLVIAVGAQLVNFGARQLGSAGLGRLQPVADVLSWVPPASAVAAVRAASEGSYGIAVAQLALTAAGLMLVIVAWARSLTRLMTAPDQSTLQPVDAGDRSRSAGGLARLLPQDRTGTVMERSLRYIWRDPKTKAAWVTSLAIGLIVPVFNALQGTGSIYFACFAAGMLGIQMYNQFGQDTSAFWMVAMTISSPRDAYAELRGRALALLLITLPYAALVTTVTTALLGAWSRLPEVLGLSFALLGAMLATGAWTSARFPYSIPQEGHKNVAPGQAGLAWISIFGGMVSAALLCSPVLALTIWLHVSADGADWRWVLLPVGAAYGAGLTLAGLRLAAPRTAARLPEILAAVSKG from the coding sequence ATGACGAGCCTCACCTCCACCGTCGTACGGCTGAAACTGTCGCTGCTGCGGGGCGGGCTGCGGCAGTCCGGCGGCCGGCGGGCCGCGTTCGTCGTGTCGGCCGTCCTCGCGGTGCTGTTCGCGCTGTCCCAGCTGCTCGGTCTGCTTCTGCTGCGCGGGCACACGCACGCCGACACGATCGCCGTACCGGGTACGGCCGTTCTGGCGCTGGGCTGGGCGGTGCTGCCGCTGTTCTTCCCGACCGGCGACGAGACGCTGGACGCGACCCGGCTGGTGATGCTCCCGCTGCGGCCCCGGCCGCTGGTCCGGGCGCTGCTCGCGGCCTCCCTGGTCGGCACCGGCCCGCTGTTCACGCTGCTGGTGCTGGCGGGCTGCGCGCTGGCCGTCGCGCACGGGGCGGCGGGCGCCGTCGTGGCGGTCCTCGCCGTCGTCCTCGCCCTGCTGTTCTGCGTGGCGCTGGCGCGGGCCGTCGCCACGGCCAACGTACGGCTGCTGAGCAGCAGGAAGGGCCGCGATCTGGCCGTGCTGAGCGGGCTGGTGATCGCGGTCGGGGCACAGCTGGTCAACTTCGGCGCGCGGCAGCTGGGTTCGGCCGGGCTCGGGCGGCTGCAGCCGGTCGCGGACGTGCTGTCCTGGGTGCCGCCGGCGTCGGCCGTGGCGGCGGTGCGCGCGGCGAGCGAGGGGTCGTACGGCATCGCGGTCGCCCAACTCGCGCTGACGGCGGCCGGGTTGATGCTCGTGATCGTCGCGTGGGCCCGCAGCCTCACCCGGCTGATGACCGCGCCCGACCAGTCCACGCTGCAGCCCGTCGACGCCGGGGACCGCAGCCGCTCGGCCGGCGGACTCGCCCGGCTGCTGCCGCAGGACCGCACGGGAACGGTCATGGAGCGCAGCCTGCGCTACATCTGGCGGGATCCGAAGACCAAGGCCGCCTGGGTGACCTCGCTGGCGATCGGGCTGATCGTGCCGGTGTTCAACGCGCTGCAGGGCACCGGGTCGATCTACTTCGCGTGCTTCGCCGCCGGGATGCTCGGCATCCAGATGTACAACCAGTTCGGGCAGGACACCTCCGCGTTCTGGATGGTGGCCATGACCATCTCCTCGCCCCGGGACGCCTACGCCGAGCTGCGCGGCCGCGCCCTGGCCCTGCTGCTGATCACCCTGCCGTACGCGGCGCTCGTGACCACGGTGACCACGGCCCTGCTGGGCGCCTGGTCCCGGCTGCCGGAGGTGCTGGGCCTGTCCTTCGCACTCCTCGGTGCGATGCTGGCGACCGGCGCCTGGACCTCGGCCCGCTTCCCCTACTCCATCCCCCAGGAGGGCCACAAGAACGTCGCCCCGGGCCAGGCAGGACTCGCCTGGATCTCGATCTTCGGCGGCATGGTGTCGGCGGCCCTCCTGTGCTCCCCCGTCCTCGCCCTCACCATCTGGCTCCACGTGAGCGCGGACGGGGCGGACTGGCGGTGGGTGCTGCTGCCGGTGGGGGCGGCGTACGGCGCAGGCCTGACCCTTGCGGGCCTGCGCTTGGCGGCTCCGAGGACAGCGGCACGGCTGCCCGAGATCCTTGCGGCTGTCAGCAAGGGCTGA
- a CDS encoding citrate synthase 2, translated as MSDFVPGLEGVVAFETEIAEPDKEGGALRYRGVDIEDLVGHVSFGNVWGLLVDGAFNPGLPAAEPFPIPVHSGDIRVDVQSALAMLAPVWGLKPLLDIDERQARDDLARAAVMALSYVAQSARGQGLPMVPQREIDKASSVVERFMIRWRGEPDPKHVAAVDAYWTSAAEHGMNASTFTARVIASTGADVAAALSGAVGAMSGPLHGGAPSRVLGMIEEIERTGDAEAYVKGALDRGERLMGFGHRVYRAEDPRARVLRRTARELGAPRFEVAEALEKAALEELHSRRPDRVLATNVEFWAAIMLDFAEVPAHMFTSMFTCARTAGWSAHILEQKRTGRLVRPSARYVGPGARSPQDIEGYADIAH; from the coding sequence ATGTCCGATTTCGTACCCGGACTCGAGGGAGTCGTCGCGTTCGAGACGGAGATCGCCGAGCCGGACAAGGAGGGCGGCGCCCTGCGCTATCGGGGCGTCGACATCGAGGATCTCGTCGGTCATGTCTCGTTCGGGAACGTGTGGGGGCTGCTGGTCGACGGGGCCTTCAATCCCGGGCTGCCGGCCGCCGAGCCGTTCCCGATTCCGGTCCACTCCGGTGACATCCGCGTGGACGTGCAGTCGGCGCTCGCCATGCTGGCCCCGGTGTGGGGGCTGAAGCCGCTGCTCGACATCGACGAGCGGCAGGCGCGGGACGATCTGGCGCGGGCCGCCGTCATGGCGCTGTCGTACGTGGCCCAGTCCGCGCGCGGGCAGGGGCTGCCGATGGTGCCGCAGCGGGAGATCGACAAGGCGAGCTCCGTGGTGGAACGGTTCATGATCCGCTGGCGGGGCGAACCGGATCCCAAGCACGTGGCGGCCGTGGACGCCTACTGGACCTCCGCCGCCGAGCACGGGATGAACGCGTCGACCTTCACGGCGCGGGTGATCGCCTCCACCGGGGCGGATGTCGCCGCCGCGCTGTCCGGGGCGGTCGGGGCGATGTCCGGGCCGCTGCACGGGGGTGCGCCGTCGCGGGTGCTCGGGATGATCGAGGAGATCGAGCGGACCGGGGACGCGGAGGCCTACGTCAAGGGCGCCCTGGACCGGGGTGAGCGGCTGATGGGGTTCGGGCACCGGGTGTACCGGGCCGAGGACCCGCGGGCGCGGGTGCTGCGGCGTACGGCGCGGGAGCTGGGCGCTCCGCGGTTCGAGGTGGCCGAGGCCCTGGAGAAGGCCGCGCTGGAGGAGTTGCACAGCCGTCGGCCCGATCGGGTGCTCGCCACCAACGTGGAGTTCTGGGCCGCGATCATGCTGGACTTCGCCGAGGTGCCGGCGCACATGTTCACGTCGATGTTCACGTGCGCCCGTACGGCCGGGTGGTCTGCGCACATCCTTGAGCAGAAGCGCACGGGGCGGCTGGTGCGGCCGTCTGCCCGGTATGTGGGGCCGGGGGCGCGTAGTCCGCAGGACATCGAGGGGTACGCGGACATCGCCCACTGA
- the pdxH gene encoding pyridoxamine 5'-phosphate oxidase: MTDREPLLDPVLDPAAMRKQYRAEGLAEQDLATHPMDQFARWFEDAARAALHGTIYEPNAMVVSTADATGRPSSRTVLMKQFDTEGFVFYTNYDSRKARDLAENPHISLLFPWHPLARQVIVTGTARRTGRDETAAYFRTRPHGSQLGAWASAQSTVIASRTELDTAYAELQARYPEDEQVPVPPHWGGFRIAPQTIEFWQGRENRLHDRLRYVAQPGGTWKVERLAP; the protein is encoded by the coding sequence GTGACCGACCGCGAACCCCTCCTGGACCCCGTCCTCGACCCCGCCGCCATGCGCAAGCAGTACCGGGCGGAGGGTCTCGCCGAACAGGACCTCGCCACGCACCCCATGGACCAGTTCGCCCGCTGGTTCGAGGACGCCGCCCGGGCGGCGCTGCACGGCACGATCTACGAACCCAACGCGATGGTCGTCTCCACGGCGGACGCGACGGGCCGCCCCAGTTCGCGCACGGTCCTGATGAAGCAGTTCGACACCGAGGGCTTCGTCTTCTACACCAACTACGACTCCCGCAAGGCCCGCGACCTCGCCGAGAACCCGCACATCTCGCTGCTCTTCCCCTGGCACCCGCTGGCCCGCCAGGTCATCGTCACCGGCACCGCCCGCCGCACCGGCCGCGACGAGACCGCCGCCTACTTCCGCACCCGCCCGCACGGCTCCCAGCTCGGCGCCTGGGCCAGCGCCCAGTCGACGGTGATCGCCTCCCGTACCGAACTGGACACCGCCTACGCCGAACTCCAGGCCCGCTACCCCGAGGACGAACAGGTCCCGGTCCCCCCGCACTGGGGCGGCTTCCGCATCGCCCCGCAGACCATCGAGTTCTGGCAGGGCCGGGAGAACCGCCTCCACGACCGCCTGCGGTACGTCGCCCAGCCGGGCGGCACCTGGAAGGTCGAGCGCCTCGCCCCCTGA
- a CDS encoding PAS domain-containing protein, which produces MSASRRSGTTDELGPDEPGESGGSDLLAALLDGMDAALCAFDADGVVTHWNREAERILGWTAAEAVGRHGFAGWAVRSADAEEVRAGLMSAMHAPGRQVHEFALVTKDGGRVLVRTQSAAVRGPDGKPAGVYCAFSEVHAQIDLERSIALSEALFEDAAWGVVLIDADLRPAVVNAHAARALGIGRTSALGRPLGELLAQGVEELEAALTHVLSEGAPPAPAEMWVTVRTREGEKRRCWRSGFVRLASPLAEEPVPLGVGWLFQDVTEAKQGEQEAALLRFRTNQLHRAARAAAECEDPAEAATVHLDFALAGFADHALIDRVVPAPRTQDEEAAVRLVRLAATPAGAPGPSLLTGAAGLPVRYEPGHPALQCVERAGVVRADAGSVPAQAAREWALARQWPGDAVHALCAVLRSRGRTLGVVTFLRGSGRSRFERSDTAYAEDVAVRIAAALDLADAVRDEKGPEGAQRR; this is translated from the coding sequence GTGAGTGCTTCCCGGCGGAGTGGGACCACCGATGAGCTGGGGCCGGACGAGCCCGGTGAGTCCGGGGGATCCGATCTGCTCGCCGCGCTGCTCGACGGCATGGACGCGGCCCTGTGCGCCTTCGACGCCGACGGGGTCGTCACGCACTGGAACCGCGAGGCCGAGCGGATCCTCGGCTGGACGGCCGCCGAGGCGGTCGGGCGGCACGGGTTCGCCGGGTGGGCGGTGCGCAGTGCCGACGCCGAGGAGGTGCGGGCCGGGCTGATGTCGGCGATGCACGCGCCCGGACGCCAGGTGCACGAGTTCGCGCTGGTCACGAAGGACGGCGGGCGGGTGCTCGTACGGACCCAGTCCGCCGCCGTACGCGGGCCCGACGGAAAGCCGGCCGGGGTGTACTGCGCGTTCAGCGAGGTGCACGCACAGATCGATCTGGAACGGTCGATCGCGCTGAGCGAGGCGCTGTTCGAGGACGCCGCCTGGGGAGTCGTCCTCATCGACGCCGACCTGCGGCCCGCCGTCGTCAACGCGCACGCGGCCCGGGCCCTCGGGATCGGGCGCACGTCCGCGCTGGGCAGGCCGCTCGGCGAACTGCTCGCGCAGGGCGTGGAGGAGCTGGAGGCCGCGCTCACCCATGTGCTGTCCGAGGGCGCGCCGCCGGCGCCCGCCGAGATGTGGGTGACCGTGCGCACCCGCGAGGGCGAGAAACGGCGCTGCTGGCGCAGCGGGTTCGTACGGCTGGCCTCGCCGCTCGCGGAGGAACCGGTGCCGCTCGGCGTCGGCTGGCTGTTCCAGGACGTCACCGAGGCCAAGCAGGGCGAGCAGGAGGCGGCGCTGCTGCGCTTCCGTACCAACCAGCTGCACCGCGCCGCACGGGCCGCCGCCGAGTGCGAGGACCCGGCCGAGGCGGCCACCGTCCACCTGGACTTCGCCCTCGCCGGCTTCGCCGACCACGCGCTGATCGACCGCGTGGTGCCGGCCCCGCGCACGCAGGACGAGGAGGCGGCCGTACGGCTGGTACGGCTTGCCGCGACGCCCGCCGGAGCGCCGGGGCCGAGCCTGCTCACGGGCGCGGCCGGGCTGCCCGTGCGCTACGAACCGGGCCATCCGGCGCTGCAGTGCGTGGAGCGGGCCGGGGTGGTGCGCGCGGACGCCGGGTCGGTACCGGCGCAGGCGGCCCGGGAGTGGGCGCTGGCCCGGCAGTGGCCCGGCGACGCGGTGCACGCCCTGTGCGCGGTGCTGCGCAGCCGGGGGCGGACGCTGGGCGTGGTGACGTTCCTGCGCGGCTCAGGCCGCAGCCGCTTCGAGCGGTCCGACACGGCCTACGCGGAGGACGTGGCGGTCCGTATCGCGGCGGCGCTGGACCTGGCGGACGCGGTGCGGGACGAGAAGGGGCCCGAGGGGGCTCAGCGCCGGTAG
- a CDS encoding alpha/beta fold hydrolase, with protein sequence MARRIDVTGAGGVRLAAWEFADPPKTGPDEADGRADAAPGAPGVLLLHGLMGRASHWASTARWLAARHRAVALDQRGHGQSEKPPQAAYTREAYVEDAEAAVEQLGLAPALLIGHAMGALTAWQLAAKRPDLVRGLIICDMRASALGAASQREWAAWFQAWPAPFATLADVRKWFGADDPWVERPHPARGAFYAEVMHECEDGWRPVFEPEQMLRSRETWVYDAHWEELAQVRCPTLVVRGVDGELGRAEAQEMVRVLPAGEYAEVSDAGHLAHYELPSAWQGAVQPFLDRVLGDVSA encoded by the coding sequence ATGGCACGGCGTATCGACGTGACGGGAGCGGGCGGGGTGCGCCTGGCCGCCTGGGAGTTCGCCGACCCTCCCAAGACGGGACCCGACGAGGCGGACGGCCGGGCGGACGCGGCGCCCGGCGCTCCTGGCGTGCTGTTACTGCACGGCCTGATGGGCCGTGCCTCCCACTGGGCCTCGACCGCCCGCTGGCTCGCCGCCCGTCACCGCGCCGTCGCCCTCGACCAGCGCGGTCACGGCCAGAGCGAGAAGCCCCCACAGGCCGCCTACACCCGAGAGGCGTACGTCGAGGACGCCGAGGCCGCGGTCGAGCAGCTCGGCCTCGCCCCCGCGCTCCTCATCGGCCACGCCATGGGCGCGCTGACCGCCTGGCAGCTCGCCGCGAAGCGCCCCGATCTGGTGCGGGGCCTGATCATCTGCGACATGCGGGCCTCCGCGTTGGGCGCCGCCTCGCAGCGGGAGTGGGCGGCCTGGTTCCAGGCCTGGCCCGCCCCCTTCGCCACGCTTGCCGACGTACGCAAGTGGTTCGGTGCGGACGATCCTTGGGTGGAGCGGCCGCATCCCGCCCGGGGGGCGTTCTATGCCGAGGTGATGCACGAGTGCGAGGACGGATGGCGGCCGGTCTTCGAGCCGGAGCAGATGCTCAGGTCCCGTGAGACGTGGGTGTACGACGCGCACTGGGAGGAGCTGGCCCAGGTGCGGTGCCCGACGCTGGTGGTGCGGGGGGTGGACGGGGAGCTGGGGCGGGCGGAGGCGCAGGAGATGGTGCGGGTGCTGCCGGCCGGTGAGTACGCGGAGGTTTCCGATGCCGGGCACCTTGCGCACTATGAGCTGCCGTCGGCTTGGCAGGGGGCTGTCCAGCCGTTTCTTGACCGGGTGCTCGGGGATGTGAGCGCGTGA